A portion of the Candidatus Neomarinimicrobiota bacterium genome contains these proteins:
- the fabF gene encoding beta-ketoacyl-ACP synthase II — protein MKKRVVITGMGVVSPLGNELDTFWSNLIAGNNGITTQDWLVEAKYNATVAAVVKDDLSIDDIVEFKEARRMDPFTRYAVHSAKAAIGQSGLELNNEDPTRIGVIIGSGVGGLHTFEDQHGMLVKRGHRRVSPFFIPMMIPDIAAGYVSIIWGLKGPNYSVNSACATAAHAIGLGLRAIRYGDADVMVCGGADAALTTMGFAGFANMKALTFNPDPESASRPFDKARDGFVMGEGGGIFVLESLEHAQARCATILAELAGFGMTADAYHITSPAPEGEGAQRAMQMALSDGDLAPKDIDYINAHGTSTPANDKNESIAIKNVFGDHAYQLAISSTKSMTGHLLGASGGVELAALVKTIQTNTIAPTIHHDNPCDECDLNYTPNVSIKREVNAGISNSFGFGGHNAVLAVKEFKA, from the coding sequence ATGAAAAAGCGTGTTGTGATTACCGGCATGGGAGTTGTCTCCCCTCTGGGAAATGAACTGGATACTTTTTGGAGCAATTTGATCGCTGGGAATAATGGCATCACTACTCAAGATTGGCTGGTTGAAGCCAAATATAATGCCACAGTGGCTGCAGTAGTCAAAGATGACCTCAGTATTGATGATATTGTTGAGTTCAAAGAAGCACGTCGCATGGATCCTTTTACCCGCTACGCTGTACATTCTGCTAAAGCTGCCATTGGGCAGAGCGGGTTGGAGTTAAACAATGAGGATCCCACTCGAATAGGTGTCATCATTGGCAGTGGCGTTGGTGGACTACACACTTTCGAGGACCAACATGGCATGCTGGTCAAGCGGGGACACCGCCGGGTGAGTCCATTTTTCATTCCCATGATGATTCCTGATATCGCTGCTGGTTATGTTTCGATCATCTGGGGGCTGAAAGGTCCAAACTATTCGGTCAATTCAGCTTGTGCCACAGCAGCTCACGCCATCGGTCTGGGTTTGCGAGCTATCCGCTATGGTGATGCAGATGTCATGGTCTGTGGTGGTGCTGATGCAGCATTGACCACTATGGGATTTGCTGGTTTCGCCAACATGAAGGCGCTCACTTTTAACCCGGATCCTGAATCAGCCAGCCGTCCTTTTGACAAAGCTCGCGATGGGTTTGTCATGGGCGAAGGCGGCGGTATCTTCGTGCTCGAAAGTCTTGAGCATGCTCAAGCACGTTGTGCCACAATTCTGGCAGAGCTGGCCGGCTTTGGAATGACCGCCGACGCATACCACATCACCAGTCCTGCACCAGAGGGTGAAGGTGCTCAGCGAGCAATGCAGATGGCTCTGTCTGACGGTGATCTGGCTCCAAAAGATATTGACTATATCAATGCCCATGGAACCTCAACGCCAGCCAACGACAAAAATGAATCCATCGCTATTAAAAATGTTTTTGGGGATCACGCTTATCAACTGGCCATCAGTTCAACAAAATCCATGACAGGTCACCTTTTGGGTGCCTCTGGGGGTGTTGAGCTGGCTGCCCTGGTTAAAACGATCCAAACCAATACCATTGCACCTACTATCCACCATGATAACCCTTGTGACGAGTGTGACTTGAACTACACACCGAATGTTTCGATCAAGCGTGAAGTAAACGCTGGTATCAGCAATTCCTTTGGCTTTGGTGGTCACAACGCCGTATTGGCTGTAAAGGAATTCAAGGCCTGA
- a CDS encoding acyl carrier protein: MSTFEKVRDVIVEKLGVDAAKITEDASFIDDLGADSLDTVELIMQFEEVFDIEIPDEDAETITTVGKSVQYIDSKLG, from the coding sequence ATGTCAACTTTCGAAAAAGTACGCGATGTAATTGTTGAAAAATTAGGTGTAGATGCTGCCAAGATCACTGAAGATGCTTCATTTATTGATGATCTGGGTGCTGATTCACTGGACACCGTAGAATTGATCATGCAATTTGAAGAAGTTTTTGATATTGAGATTCCCGATGAAGATGCTGAAACCATCACCACCGTTGGAAAGTCTGTTCAATACATTGATAGTAAGCTTGGATAA
- the fabG gene encoding 3-oxoacyl-ACP reductase FabG: MIDYQGKVAIVTGSTRGIGYQIALKLAELGAKIVVSSRKAEDCQQVQEAFESKGYTCLGVAADVTSADACKALASAAIDAFGPVDILVNNAGITKDNLIMRMKEDQWDDVMSVNLKSVFNMSQALLRNFLKLKAGRIINITSIVGQMGNAGQANYAASKAGIIGFTKSLAKEIGSRGITVNAVAPGYIATDMTDAITADAREKLFAQIPLGRIGESTDVANLVAFLGSEQAGYITGQVFNVDGGLVMQG; encoded by the coding sequence ATGATCGATTATCAGGGAAAAGTAGCTATTGTCACTGGCTCTACCCGCGGTATTGGATACCAGATCGCCTTAAAGCTGGCTGAACTGGGAGCCAAAATCGTGGTTAGCAGCAGAAAAGCTGAGGATTGTCAACAGGTTCAGGAAGCGTTTGAATCAAAAGGGTATACCTGTTTAGGAGTGGCTGCTGATGTTACTTCCGCGGACGCATGCAAAGCCTTGGCCAGTGCAGCAATTGATGCTTTTGGTCCGGTGGATATCCTGGTGAACAACGCCGGCATCACCAAAGACAATCTGATAATGCGTATGAAGGAAGATCAGTGGGATGATGTTATGAGCGTTAATCTGAAAAGTGTTTTTAACATGTCTCAAGCTTTGCTACGGAATTTCTTGAAATTGAAAGCTGGCCGCATTATCAATATCACATCCATCGTTGGGCAGATGGGGAATGCCGGACAAGCCAACTATGCCGCATCCAAGGCTGGTATTATTGGATTTACCAAGTCTCTAGCCAAAGAAATCGGCTCAAGAGGAATCACTGTGAATGCTGTTGCACCTGGTTATATTGCCACCGATATGACGGATGCGATTACAGCTGATGCCCGGGAAAAATTGTTTGCACAGATCCCTCTGGGGCGCATCGGAGAGTCAACAGACGTTGCCAATCTGGTGGCGTTTCTTGGGTCTGAACAGGCTGGATATATCACAGGTCAGGTCTTCAATGTTGATGGCGGCCTGGTCATGCAAGGATAG
- the fabD gene encoding ACP S-malonyltransferase, translating to MMQRALIFPGQASQFVGMAQDIYTEHESIRTLYGTANDILGFDVADISFNGPLEALTETKVTQPALFVASAAFFSLLPASFEFQMTAGHSLGEFSALYAAGVLSFEDALSIVKVRAEEMQLAGKAQSGTMAAILNLSREDVEKVCLHASKRGIVQAANYNSPGQIVISGETNAVNYAMEIAKNLGARKVVGLNVSGAFHSPLMAPAVVGLTSAIEKSNFSQANVPVIANVDAAPTSDPGKIKTNLIQQLENPVLWEDSVHTMLKNGATEFVEVGPGRVLQGLIRRIERSANVSGIGNQAQLEGLS from the coding sequence ATGATGCAGCGTGCTTTAATATTTCCCGGACAAGCCTCTCAATTTGTTGGGATGGCTCAAGATATTTATACTGAGCATGAGTCTATTCGAACCTTGTATGGAACGGCCAACGATATTTTGGGCTTTGATGTAGCTGATATCAGTTTTAACGGTCCCTTAGAAGCTCTGACAGAAACCAAAGTCACTCAACCCGCGCTCTTTGTAGCTTCGGCAGCCTTTTTCTCGCTGCTGCCTGCGTCGTTCGAGTTCCAGATGACTGCCGGACATAGCCTTGGTGAATTCTCAGCCTTATATGCAGCTGGCGTACTTAGCTTTGAGGATGCGCTCTCTATCGTCAAGGTCCGCGCTGAAGAGATGCAGTTAGCTGGAAAGGCTCAGTCTGGTACCATGGCTGCTATTCTCAACCTGTCACGAGAGGACGTTGAAAAGGTTTGTTTACATGCATCAAAGCGAGGCATCGTTCAGGCCGCCAATTATAATTCACCTGGGCAGATCGTGATCTCTGGAGAGACCAATGCTGTTAATTATGCTATGGAAATCGCAAAAAATCTCGGAGCCCGGAAAGTGGTTGGCTTAAATGTAAGTGGGGCCTTCCATTCCCCCCTTATGGCTCCAGCCGTAGTCGGTCTTACTTCCGCTATAGAAAAATCGAATTTTTCTCAGGCGAACGTCCCGGTGATTGCAAATGTGGATGCCGCTCCAACCTCGGATCCAGGAAAAATTAAAACCAACCTCATTCAGCAGTTGGAAAATCCAGTGCTGTGGGAGGATAGTGTTCATACGATGCTTAAAAATGGCGCAACAGAATTTGTTGAGGTCGGCCCCGGTCGCGTCTTGCAGGGGTTGATCAGGCGGATCGAACGTAGCGCCAATGTAAGTGGCATCGGAAACCAGGCACAATTGGAGGGATTATCATGA
- a CDS encoding beta-ketoacyl-ACP synthase III, protein MTRAAITGVASYVPEKVLTNFDLEKMVDTNDEWIVSRTGIRERHIAAEGEASSDMSVKAITKLLEETGTTADEIDAIIVATVTPDMLFPSTAALIQEKIGATKAWGYDLSGACSGFLFALKSGSALVQTGHKKVIVVGVDTMSSILDYTDRNTCILFGDGAGAVLLEPTEDENYGIIDEILYIDGSGADALHMKAGGSRKPATHKTVDAGEHYIWQDGRSVFKRASSDMAQVSIDILANNNFKAEDVGIFIPHQANKRIIDVAARRAGFTDDQVLLNIDKYGNTTAATLPLGLDEVVRNKRIMDGDLVLLAAFGAGYTWGSILLRYGPGKKV, encoded by the coding sequence ATGACCAGAGCTGCTATAACCGGAGTCGCCTCCTATGTGCCCGAAAAAGTATTGACCAATTTTGATCTTGAAAAAATGGTTGATACCAATGACGAATGGATAGTATCCCGCACGGGAATCCGGGAACGTCACATCGCTGCTGAAGGTGAAGCCAGTTCAGATATGAGTGTCAAGGCAATCACAAAGCTGTTGGAAGAAACTGGAACCACAGCCGACGAAATTGATGCCATCATTGTTGCGACTGTAACACCCGATATGCTTTTTCCATCAACAGCGGCCTTAATCCAGGAAAAGATCGGAGCAACCAAAGCCTGGGGCTATGATCTTTCAGGTGCATGTTCCGGTTTTTTATTCGCCCTGAAATCAGGTAGCGCCCTGGTCCAGACCGGCCATAAAAAGGTTATTGTAGTAGGTGTTGATACGATGAGTTCGATCCTTGATTATACTGATCGAAACACGTGCATCCTTTTTGGTGATGGCGCCGGTGCTGTTCTTTTAGAGCCTACTGAAGACGAGAACTACGGGATCATTGACGAGATCCTATACATCGATGGCTCTGGAGCAGATGCCCTGCACATGAAGGCTGGTGGCAGTCGTAAACCGGCTACCCACAAGACAGTTGATGCAGGTGAGCACTATATCTGGCAGGACGGCCGTAGTGTTTTTAAGAGAGCTTCATCTGATATGGCTCAAGTGAGTATTGACATTCTTGCGAATAACAATTTTAAAGCTGAAGATGTTGGTATCTTTATTCCCCATCAGGCCAATAAACGGATCATTGATGTAGCAGCCCGGCGAGCCGGCTTTACTGATGATCAAGTCCTGTTGAATATTGATAAATATGGCAACACCACAGCAGCGACATTGCCATTGGGACTGGATGAAGTGGTCCGCAATAAGCGCATCATGGATGGTGATCTGGTACTGCTGGCGGCTTTTGGTGCTGGTTATACCTGGGGCAGTATCCTCCTCCGTTATGGACCCGGTAAAAAGGTTTGA
- the plsX gene encoding phosphate acyltransferase PlsX, whose product MKIVVDCMGGDNAPFINIEGAIQYLNDAKSTGEVILVGQEDLIRNDLRSHQFKSPHLHVQHATQIVEMRDSPTKSYKEKKDSSMRVGIDLVKSGAGDAFISAGNTGAVMTYSLLSLGRIPGVDRPAIGAFMPHEGGATLLLDVGAIAEAKPKNLLQFGIMGSIVYRKSTKTDSARVALMSIGEESEKGTPLVKEAKRLLEAADIDFRGYAEGRDIFNNKFDVIVTDGFTGNVSLKLAESTFKTLFSMIKSRLDRPSRLIGARLIKPVFTELVGIFDPNNYGGSPLLGIKGISLIAHGSSSAKAIKNALFEAQRLINSNLIDAIEQEITASLSSITYTAMDDEIIHH is encoded by the coding sequence ATGAAAATTGTGGTTGATTGTATGGGGGGCGATAACGCCCCTTTCATCAATATTGAAGGTGCCATTCAATATCTGAATGATGCTAAAAGCACTGGTGAGGTCATTCTGGTCGGCCAGGAAGATCTGATCCGCAATGATCTTCGATCACACCAATTTAAAAGTCCTCATCTGCACGTTCAACATGCCACTCAAATTGTTGAAATGCGCGATTCGCCCACAAAATCCTATAAAGAGAAAAAAGATTCCTCCATGCGGGTGGGCATTGATCTGGTCAAATCAGGAGCAGGAGATGCATTCATCTCCGCTGGGAATACCGGTGCTGTCATGACCTACTCATTGCTGAGCCTGGGTCGCATCCCTGGTGTAGACCGCCCGGCTATTGGTGCATTCATGCCACATGAGGGCGGGGCAACTCTCCTTTTGGATGTGGGAGCCATCGCTGAAGCAAAGCCCAAGAATCTCCTTCAATTTGGTATTATGGGCAGTATCGTCTACCGCAAGAGCACCAAAACAGATTCAGCTCGTGTGGCTCTGATGAGTATTGGTGAAGAGTCTGAAAAAGGGACACCGCTGGTCAAAGAGGCCAAGCGTCTACTGGAAGCCGCTGACATTGACTTCCGAGGCTATGCTGAAGGACGAGATATCTTTAATAATAAATTTGACGTGATCGTAACGGACGGATTCACCGGGAACGTCTCCTTGAAATTGGCCGAAAGCACCTTTAAGACTCTCTTTTCCATGATCAAAAGCAGATTAGATCGACCCAGTCGCCTGATCGGAGCCCGTTTGATCAAACCTGTTTTTACCGAGCTGGTGGGAATATTCGACCCTAATAATTATGGCGGGTCTCCCCTGCTGGGAATCAAAGGCATTTCCCTGATCGCCCATGGCAGTTCCAGCGCAAAGGCAATCAAAAATGCCTTATTTGAAGCCCAACGTTTGATCAATTCAAATTTGATCGATGCTATAGAACAGGAGATCACTGCGTCACTATCCAGTATCACCTATACAGCAATGGATGACGAGATCATTCATCACTAA
- the rpmF gene encoding 50S ribosomal protein L32 gives MAVPKRKTSRARRDRRRTHWKTTLAGLITCSNCSEPKLPHRVCPHCGYYKGKQIIIPKEV, from the coding sequence GTGGCCGTACCAAAAAGAAAAACATCACGGGCCAGAAGAGATAGACGCCGCACCCATTGGAAAACTACTCTTGCCGGTCTGATCACCTGCTCTAATTGCAGTGAACCGAAATTACCACATCGTGTATGTCCCCATTGCGGATATTACAAAGGCAAACAGATCATCATTCCAAAAGAAGTTTGA
- a CDS encoding DUF177 domain-containing protein, producing MKLSINTVPRGRSEQVFDSIAQLQHDDSIEWKPLNLDLKLSIDRQDQNIYLKGSVTCTGLFICATGMEEFEDTLKGNFKIILTTNSRHMDENESEDIVLLPRNQTEFDLYPLVHDTVLLAIPISHNCGPDCQAGIALQKSLETEVKPDERWAKLKDLFNE from the coding sequence ATGAAGTTAAGTATAAACACAGTGCCGAGAGGCAGATCAGAGCAGGTCTTTGACAGCATAGCACAACTGCAGCACGATGATAGTATTGAGTGGAAGCCGCTCAACTTGGATTTGAAGTTGAGTATCGATCGCCAGGATCAAAATATTTATCTAAAGGGGTCCGTTACCTGTACCGGTTTATTTATTTGCGCAACCGGGATGGAGGAATTTGAGGACACCCTCAAAGGCAACTTTAAGATAATCCTGACTACCAATTCCAGACACATGGACGAGAATGAGAGTGAAGATATTGTTCTACTTCCCAGAAACCAAACTGAATTTGACCTGTACCCTTTGGTACATGATACCGTACTGCTAGCCATCCCCATTTCACATAATTGTGGACCTGATTGTCAAGCTGGTATTGCTTTGCAAAAAAGTCTGGAGACCGAAGTGAAACCGGATGAACGTTGGGCTAAGCTCAAAGATTTGTTCAATGAATAG
- a CDS encoding aminopeptidase P N-terminal domain-containing protein, whose translation MSRFGDLPTDEFARRRAIFLNELADLDACAIIHSAPGYERNHDVEYPYRQDSDFIYLTGWPFARGILVLTPQPSESDQAEATLFVPERNSKMEVWTGPKAGLEEASALTEIDQALAYDTFFDHLGKLVSGYERLVISDGNDLDFQIDLTKKMKHSRQRPILIQEAATLLKSHRLIKSDAEIKALEQAIAITGESLVDAFKIIPTLRFEYEAKAEIEYGFKKRGAIRLGFPSIVGAGKNSTYLHYEDDRGKLNPGDILLMDVGAEWEYYSADISRTVPVNGTFSTEQALLYQLVLDAQIAAIKSVRPGAAFREPHHVAVKVITKGLIDLGLLEGTVVDLIKTKAYRKFFMHGTSHWLGLDVHDAGGYLNADGQPHLLKTGMILTVEPGIYISESDDVDPKWWNIGIRVEDDVLVTTDGHRVLSASIPKTIDQIERLMQP comes from the coding sequence ATGTCAAGATTCGGTGATCTGCCAACTGACGAATTTGCCCGGCGCCGAGCAATATTTTTAAATGAATTGGCTGATCTGGATGCTTGTGCCATCATTCACTCAGCGCCTGGTTATGAAAGAAATCATGATGTCGAGTACCCCTATCGTCAGGATTCTGACTTTATTTATCTCACGGGATGGCCATTTGCCCGAGGCATTTTGGTACTCACTCCTCAACCATCAGAATCAGATCAAGCTGAAGCAACCCTGTTTGTGCCTGAACGAAATTCCAAAATGGAAGTTTGGACCGGTCCCAAAGCTGGTTTGGAGGAAGCATCAGCTCTGACGGAAATCGATCAAGCGCTGGCTTATGATACATTTTTTGACCATCTGGGGAAATTAGTGTCAGGTTATGAACGCTTGGTGATCTCAGATGGAAATGATCTTGATTTCCAAATAGATCTTACCAAAAAAATGAAGCACTCCCGGCAACGTCCTATCCTGATCCAGGAAGCCGCAACGCTTTTAAAATCACACCGTCTCATAAAATCTGATGCTGAGATAAAAGCTCTGGAGCAGGCTATTGCGATCACAGGTGAATCACTGGTTGACGCTTTCAAAATCATCCCCACCCTCCGTTTCGAATACGAAGCTAAAGCTGAGATAGAATACGGTTTCAAAAAACGCGGTGCGATCCGATTGGGCTTTCCATCTATCGTAGGTGCCGGAAAGAACTCGACCTATCTACACTATGAGGACGATCGTGGGAAATTGAATCCGGGAGACATCCTGCTCATGGATGTTGGAGCAGAATGGGAGTATTACTCAGCCGATATCAGCCGTACTGTTCCAGTCAACGGGACTTTCAGTACTGAACAGGCCTTACTCTATCAGTTGGTTCTGGATGCTCAAATTGCTGCAATAAAAAGTGTCAGACCCGGTGCTGCTTTCAGAGAACCACATCACGTTGCAGTTAAAGTGATTACCAAGGGGCTCATTGATCTGGGTTTACTGGAAGGTACTGTTGTAGACCTGATCAAGACAAAAGCATATCGGAAATTCTTTATGCATGGTACTTCTCACTGGCTGGGGCTCGATGTCCACGATGCTGGTGGTTACTTGAATGCCGACGGACAACCTCATCTTCTCAAAACCGGAATGATTCTAACCGTTGAACCGGGTATCTATATTTCCGAATCAGACGATGTTGACCCAAAATGGTGGAATATTGGTATTCGAGTTGAAGATGATGTACTGGTTACAACAGATGGACACCGTGTTCTCAGTGCATCGATCCCGAAAACTATTGATCAAATTGAAAGGCTCATGCAACCCTGA
- a CDS encoding M15 family metallopeptidase, with product MKTKNYIRAALTLLCLISISFGQAKGNIQDLETQLQTQGLINIHTLAPDILVELKYSTTDNFLGADTYGDLEDCYLQPKAAKMLSQAQVFLKKTHPKLTLLVYDGVRPRSIQRKMWALVVGTPSQDYVANPDRGSVHNFGSAVDLTLATNDGNPLDMGTAFDYFGKLAQPRHEAQFLKEGHLTQEQINNRELLRTVMTHAGWQPISIEWWHFNAVPAKVARSQYRIIE from the coding sequence ATGAAAACAAAAAATTATATTCGCGCAGCTTTAACCCTTCTTTGTCTAATCTCAATTAGCTTTGGTCAAGCCAAGGGAAACATTCAGGATCTTGAGACACAACTTCAAACACAAGGACTGATCAATATTCACACCCTTGCTCCGGATATCCTGGTGGAGTTGAAATACTCAACTACTGATAATTTTCTGGGTGCAGATACCTATGGTGATCTGGAAGATTGTTATCTACAGCCCAAAGCAGCCAAAATGTTGAGCCAAGCTCAAGTTTTTCTAAAGAAAACCCACCCGAAGCTCACTTTACTGGTTTATGATGGTGTTCGCCCCCGCTCGATCCAACGAAAAATGTGGGCATTGGTAGTCGGTACACCCTCTCAGGATTATGTGGCCAATCCGGATCGGGGCTCAGTTCATAATTTTGGTTCTGCTGTAGACCTCACTTTGGCCACCAACGATGGGAACCCCCTGGATATGGGTACTGCCTTTGACTATTTTGGCAAACTGGCTCAGCCCAGACATGAAGCGCAATTTCTTAAAGAGGGTCACCTGACCCAGGAACAAATCAACAACCGTGAGCTGCTTCGCACAGTCATGACCCACGCCGGCTGGCAGCCAATCTCAATTGAATGGTGGCACTTTAATGCTGTCCCCGCAAAAGTTGCTCGTTCACAATATCGGATCATAGAATAG